A genomic window from Methanosarcinales archaeon includes:
- a CDS encoding YIP1 family protein — MNLLNKITGILIKPEETIKEISDRPYIEESFLIVGIIAILSAISVYIMPFNYDFSELPPEAIEIVKFSTTVLPVIFALIGIIIMWIIAAGIIHFISVALGGEGKFTQMLVVYGYSRTPLIINAVIGIIFYSFIEPITITISATAGSGNPMGELLSNPYYIVILIIGYIMQLWAIGLVFLGVKYVHNLSTNKALIAVALPLLFFIFGIVTTLFSSVLYG; from the coding sequence ATGAACTTGTTGAATAAAATTACCGGAATATTAATAAAGCCGGAAGAAACGATAAAAGAAATCTCAGATAGACCATATATTGAAGAGTCATTCCTGATAGTGGGAATAATTGCAATCCTAAGTGCAATTTCAGTATATATAATGCCGTTTAACTATGATTTTAGTGAATTACCCCCTGAAGCTATAGAAATTGTGAAATTTTCCACCACTGTGCTACCAGTTATATTTGCATTAATTGGTATAATAATAATGTGGATAATAGCAGCCGGGATAATTCATTTTATTTCAGTTGCATTGGGTGGAGAGGGGAAGTTTACACAGATGTTAGTAGTCTATGGTTACAGTAGAACTCCTCTTATCATTAATGCTGTAATTGGAATAATATTTTACTCATTTATTGAACCTATTACTATTACTATTTCAGCAACAGCAGGGTCAGGCAATCCTATGGGTGAATTGTTATCCAATCCATATTATATTGTAATATTAATCATTGGATACATAATGCAGTTGTGGGCAATTGGCCTGGTGTTTCTTGGAGTAAAATATGTCCACAATTTGAGCACAAATAAAGCTTTGATCGCAGTAGCCCTGCCGTTATTGTTCTTTATATTCGGGATAGTAACGACATTGTTTTCCAGTGTATTATATGGATAA